The DNA window AGACATACTGGTCACACCAAAAGTTATGAACAAACTAGGTGTGATGTACCTTTCTCTGCAAGTGATCATAAACATGGAAGAATACCAGCTCTGTAAGAAAGAACTACTTGCCTTGCAAGGTACGTAAAAGATGCCAAACTTACTGTGTAAAAAGCTTTTGAAAGCTGGCAATGAACTTGTTGCCTGCCAATTTCCATACATGACAATATTTGCTTTTGGGAACAATagtttatttgtaatattggtaAATTATATCCCGCATTTACTGTTACATGGGCACGTCATTATACCTTATATTGTTTTACTAATTCTTTATGAATGCCTTGTACAGATTCAAAGAGAATGAAATCACGCAGAAACAGTGTTTCATCAGTCTACGAGATCAAGTCAAGGAAGCCCACCATGTCAGATTTAAGCCCAGTATCTCCACATCTACATCTAATCATTTCAAGCCAAGAACATGGGCGACCTACTGTTCACTCATTACTAGGTTCTTCAGCGGTTGCGTCGGAGCAGGGTGTGACTGCGCTTCTTCGGAGGACTGGTGTATGTGTGTTTTCTCGGAGACATCAGCAGTTAAAGGAAAACAAGTTCAGATCAGTTGGAAAAGTCATCACTCTGCAGGGAATGGAGTCTGACAGGTTAAACATATTGCGGTCACATAAACATCGGCGAGATCAAGACAAAACACAGAGTGATAATCAAGAACATTCTCTTCTCATGGAGAAAATTCAGCTGAAGCGGGGGAAGGAATCCACAGCAGAACGTGGTTATGAAACTGCTAAGAAGAAGAACAAGCTGTCAGAAAAAATCACAGAGCTTGACCATCAGAAAGCCAAATTATCAGAACAGatgaaagacaaagacaaagagCTGGCATCCCTTCTATTACAATTGGGCCAAGTCGAGAAAGGTAAGATTTTGTTGATCTCCATGGCTAGTTTGTCAATACTTATTCCAGACAGCCTTGTACTGTatcaccacacacacacacaacacacacacacacacaccacacatacatgtgaagGTGCGAACCGTGGACTTTGGTATGCAACCTCCAACTGTGGACATTTTTATTTAAAGGCCTAGGCTATTAATATTGCAATGACATAACCAACGAATGAAGACAATCTTGCTGAATTagcagttttttgaaaatacctTGTTTTACTAATGTGAATCTTTACATAGACAGTGTGGACACACCCAATATACACATTTTGTACAAACAactatacaactgtggacacacagtTGGcttcaactgtggacacacagtTGGcttcaactgtggacacacagtTGGCTTCAACTGTGGACACAAACTTGATAAGCTGCTATTCAACTGTGGACACTGCCCAACAACATTTGAATGCAACTGTGAGTGCAAAATCCTACAGCCATTTTGATGGACAACTCAAATATGGTTTACATCTGACAATACCGGTAGTATGGCATTAGAAATTCAGATACTTTAGAGGTTAAAGCAACAGTGTCGTCACATAGGCATGTGTCAAACCAGAGTCTCTGGTGATGCTTGATCGTACCAAGCGCTATGCAAACTATTTATTCCACAAGctgtaaatatttttaatgcaaattttaacagAGGAATGAAGTATcccatgtcaatttactttgtttttatgGTTTGTGATGTTGTACTGTTTTACACGTATTTTAGCtttttaatttgtgatttaaattgtttttttaGTGTTGTCAAGCAGGCGTTTAAATTTCCCTATTTTAGGGATTTAATAAAGtttttatcttatcttatcttatcttatcttatcttatcttatcttatcttatctttaGTATACAATTAGGGGTGTACAAAATGAAGATcgaagacccctgaattttCATTATAGGGACAATGCAATGTGGCAATCTTACCCGAAAAGACGAATCAaactgtttactatttagtacACCGTTAATATCCTGTTTCAGACATAATACCCCCAAATTACTATAGCAATCCGAGTCAGACTGGATACTCGGCTATGCGACATAACATAACAGTGGCCAttaacattttataaaacacagTACTCgcaatcaaaatgaaattcagccAATACCGACTAAATATGGCCCTTATATATACTGGAGCTATCACAGGTCTTAGTTTTGTACTTTTTAGTTTGCCACGTATAATGTAGGGAAGCAAGCCACAATCATCGGTTTGGATTCGATTCTCCAAAAGACGCaattattttaagttttaatgtttcacaAGGCCATTTTCAATGACTTTCTCGATGTATAATTTACTTCTTCACTAATTGAATCAATCCCaacgaaatatggacgattattacgagAGATATGGCAGGGTCTTCGTGTTGTACATTTGGACCTGAAAAATGTCCAAAAGATTAGGTTATTTTGAAACTACGTCGAAAGTTACATGTAGTCCAAACTTTATTTTCGGTAAGGAATTGACTTCCGCCCACCGTTCTTGACAAAATAAGCCATTAATGGTGAAATAATACCCTTAAATACTGGAAATATCGcaggtcttcgttttgtactttttagtTTGCTATGTATAATGCTGGAAGGCAGGTCTTTAGGGtcttgttttgtacatttgccCAATACTATTAGTAGGTTGTCATTAAACTATGTGAAATGTGACTCCACATACCggcaattgtacctttgacttTGAGGGGTATAATGTACGAAAGCATCCCACTAGCATCGGTTTTGGATTGTTATTCTCAAATTAAcacaattatttttgttttatttgcccgTTTTTGATACTGTTATGGATATATAACTTACTCGTTcacgatttgaataaatccCATCATAATATGGCACTTTGTTTACATTAGATATGACCTGAAAAATGCCCATAATAAGTACGTATTTTTTCACCTGCTCTACATTTCAAATGCTGTGTATAATAAGCCTAAAAGGTAATATctgaaatgtatcaaattctTTTTGGCAGGACTTTGTAATCACAtgtgtaaagtttattttcctgtaaatattttgcaatCTTTCAGAAGCTGTACCTAGCAGTAAATATAACGTTACCAGGCATGCATACTCTGTTAGTTTTCGCAAGTGTTGTCTTTTAGATCGCCAAAGCAATTATTTTAATCACCATTGGGTGtgtttttaacatttaaaatgAACTAGGACTCACATGCTTCTTCGACATCACGTTGAGTTAAGAGTTGTCTTGTTTAATAGTAAACTATGTGCACCATGGTCATTTTGAATCAATTTACATGTGATGTCTATGAGGCCCCAGTCGGTGGTTTTAAACTTCTGGCATAGGATTTGGTTTATGAATCTTAAcctcaatttttaaaatatttaaagttttatgGGGGTTAATGTTGGTGTTGTTTTTCAGGAAGGGGTTGTTTTGGATAGAGCAATGGATATGCATTTACTTATTCATTatgaaaaccaaataaaatattgccGTTTTGTACAGGAAATATGATGATTATTTGCTTTGTACATGTGGATACATAATGTGGTGGGttgctatacaactgtggacactCAGCATGGTGGATTGCTATATAAGTGTGGACACACATTGTTGGAAGCctgctatacaactgtggacacacagcTTGGTGGGTTGCTATATTAACTGTGGACTTATAATGTTGGTGGGttgctatacaactgtggacacacactGTGGTTGGttgctatacaactgtggacacacaacttggTGGGTTGCTATATTAAGTGTGGACACACAATGTTGGTGGGttgctatacaactgtggacacacactGTGGTGGGttgctatacaactgtggacacacaacttggTGGGTTGCTATAttaactgtggacacacaatgTTGGTGGCCTGCTATAAAACTGTGGACACACCCTGTGGTGGGTTGCTATATTAACATTGGACACACACTGTGGTGGGttgctatacaactgtggacacacacgATGTTGGTGGGCTGCCtaacaactgtggacacactgTGGTGGGttgctatacaactgtggacacgCAACTTGGTTAGttgctatacaactgtggacaaACAATGTTGGTGGCctgctatacaactgtggacgCACCCTGTGGTGGGTTGCTATATTAACATTGGACATACAATGTGGTGGGTTGCcatacaactgtggacacacacaATATTGGTGGCCTactatacaactgtggacacacactGTGGTGGGTTtctatacaactgtggacacacacgATGTTGGTGGGCTGCCtaacaactgtggacacactgTGGTGGGttgctatacaactgtggacacgCAACTTGGTGGCTTGCTATATTAACTGTGGACACAGTGTTGGGGGTCTGCtgtacaactgtggacacacaacttgatGCTTCGCTAGTTAACAGTGGAcacaatttatatttctttgaaCCTGTTCAGCACTGGTTAATATACTGCTGCATGATGACAATTTGACCCctgatatttcaaaatgctgatGCCAAGGCCTACTGCCTTTATTGCCATACCAGCCAAATGGAATAGAGAGAAGAGAATTTATTTTGATCCTCTGAATGGCTAGATATTAGACAAGCTCCTGTTTTTAATTGACAATGTGAACAGACAGGGGGGTGGACAGAAATTACTCATTGATCTGTCAGTAACATATGGCCAATATGGTGCAAATAGTGTGCTTTTGGCTggcaatgtaaaaaaaaaactttgatgtGAGAGGTAGACCAGAACTGCAACCCAAAAGTAGCTCTGTAAACGCATGTATGCTGTATTTGCGTAATTTTGGGACATTCTTCTATGTTTTACACAAATATATAAACATTATGGGAAAACTTTAATTTCAGATGCCAGATGTTGTGTAACCtaccattttgaaaattccagggtaacatgatcaaaatttgcatgtttggggCAATTATTTAATTGCAATTCTAAAAGTAGTTACTGATAATTTAAGATGCCAGATGTTATAAAACATTTCCCCGACCTACCTAACCTTATACTTGAtgaattaaaatgcaaaaaaaaactctccacattttgacaattttatatcACTCTACTTGGATGGCAAATGATGGCTTTTTGGTGATATTCTATGGAAATTaacaaatgtgtaaaaaaaaaataaagatttcgataAAGTGTTTTTTTTAGGGTTGTACCTAGGTAAATGGCATATTGATGCAGTCATACTAGGGGACAGCCAAagttttaccagggttcccaaatcatttaccaatgtaCCCCATCCTTAGCAAAAACACATATGTTTTGGTCACAATTTTGTATAGTTATTGTAGTGATGACAAAAGAGTTGCACATTGTTAGGTCAATTATTTTATGgcgattccaaaaatatatggttACAGAGGGCaatctttgatattttaagaaGTCAGCAGTCATTGTCACATGTCCACCCCTACCCCCAGTTAAAGGCTGCCTCCAACTGAGGACAGGCAACAGCTTAGTCTGTCATAATGGCAGTACTGCCTGAATTATAAGTCCAGTGATTTATGAAGTCAGAAATTAAAGTTGAGGATAACTGATAATTAATCTAAAGCTctacttttttgatgaaatgaGAAAATTAGAATTTCCAAATTGTCTGTTGACCAGTACATCCCAGAAGGATCAATAAATGTGATGATGTGATGAGATACAGTTATTTGCACATAAAATGTTGAGTTAAAGAAATGCATATgatattgtaacacacctcatccgcagtctgtgttctcattcatcaattgatagtcacgtggtaTGCATTCTTTTGCGCTGATCCATGTAAACGTCGTCATCAGGCATcagttgtcggaactgttgcccaCAGGGCATCAGTTCCAAAAAATGATGCCGGAGCGCttcaaaaatgacatattgGGCATGCCCGAACTGGAAAGTAAACAAACATGCCGTCCCGGACGAGTGAAATGAAAGTGGAGATATTTCTCGGTCCTGCTTTCTTATGCATGACTGCgaatgaggtgtgttacaaaaaacattttgactgGCCTTTCGGGCAACAGCATACATCTGTTACACCTcaggactgtgagtcacccaaAAAACGGACTGTTTCCCTTGGCCttcggcctcgggaaacagtctgtgttgggggtgactcacagtccctcgcgttacagacgtatgctgttgccctcatggccagtcaatatgtgtatactgcatGATAAATACTACAAACTAAAGCTCAGAATTggtatttctgtgtattttattcCAAATTTAAACTTGATACAATGACCAAACTAAGTAAATATCTCATTATACCTTCTtgaacaacattttaccatgtgGAACAGTAAGCATCTGTATGATCACCAAATTAATGACAAAGAGTTAATCAACCTGACATCAGATATCAGATATCTTGTAATAGCTTCACAGGATATCAGTTGCTCGTGTGTGGCCAATAATATGGCCATGATGTTTTACTGAACATGTCTataaactaaaaataacaagtcatcgttgatgacacagtccccgcttgtctaTTTTCTTAAAATCTTTGGCGTCTAGGCAGCTGtagaatgacattgatgcaacttgAGTCAGGCTTGTGACTTGCAAAACTAAAGTTATAGGAGCAACATTCAATAAATGACCAATTACTTTTTGTGCACATGTAGGTCGTAGTGATttgtctttgtgccaagtttgaacaaaatcagtaatggatgtttgagttatggtccaaagtcaCGAAAATTcgcaaaaaaaatggccgcctcacgacCATATTCGGTCGTATCACGATATAAATTGGCGTGCACATGTGGGTCATCGGGCtgtgcctttgtgccaagtttgaacggaATCAGTTAATGGatctttgagttatggctcaaagTAACGAAaattcgcaaacaaaatggccgcctcgcgaccATATTCGGTCGTATcgtgaaataaatttatgtgCCTATGTGGGTCATAGGGCTTTGCCTTTgcgccaagtttgaacaaaatcagtacatggatgtttgagttatggtccaaagtcaCGAAAATTcgcaaaaaaaatggccgcctcgcgaccATATTCGGTCGTATCGCGATATAAATTGGTGTGCACATGAAGGTCATCaggctttgcctttgtgccaagtttgaacagaatcagttaatggatgtttgagttatggtccaaagtcaCGAAAATTGGcaataaaaatggccgcctcacgacCATATTCGGTCGTATCACAATATAAATTGGCGTGCACATGTGGGTCATCGGGCtgtgcctttgtgccaagtttgaacggaATCAGTTAATGGatctttgagttatggctcaaagTAACGAAaattcgcaaacaaaatggccgcctcgcgaccATATTCGGTTGTATcgtgaaataaatttatgtgCCTATGTGGGTCATAgggctttgcctttgtgcaaagtttgaacaaaatcagtacatggatgttgagttatggtccaaagtcaCGAAAATTcgcaaaaaaaatggccgcctcgcgaccATATTCGGTCGTATCGCGATATAAATTGGTGTGCACATGAAGGTCATCaggctttgcctttgtgccaagtttgaacagaatcagttaatggatgtttgagttatggctcaaagTCACGAAaattcgcaaaaaaatggccgcctcgcgaccATATTCGGTCGTATCgcaaataaatcgacgtgcatctgtatgccatagtgcattacctatgtgccaagtttgaacaaaatcggttcagtaGTGTTTGAGAAACGGCtccggacggacggacggacgcacggacggacgaaCGGGACCCattctataagtccccgccggactgcgtccgcggggactaaaaaatatcatttgataATATCAAGAGACTTCCTTGCAGCACTTGTGTACTGAAATCGATGACAATATATCACAAAATCTTCAGCAATGAgtacaaatcaaatcaaaacgcATGTAGATCACCTTAGCACATTGACACATGAACGACCCAGTCACTGTAtttatctatatatttttagtgTTTTCTCCCATGTATCAGCTACGGTTTATCAATTGCCTCCCAAATAGCAGAATGAAATGTTCAGTCTTTCCGTTCTAAACAAACTATGACAAGGTTGTATTTATAACTAACTACTGATCATTTCATCAGCTGTAACAGTATAGGGCAAGAAACCAATGATGACACCAGAGAAAAACAGCCCacaaattaaagctgcaagcagcattgtCGGTGCCcaagccctattggttagcccaGAATTACATATGCAGATGAATAATGAGGCGGTCATGTTGCATAGTAATCTTGAATAATCAGTATCCATACTGTACCATAATGAATGAGGTCTGGTcgtgtgacatattgacaattgatttctatcTCATAGTACTGACTGTGTTCAAATGTTTAACAATGGCACTTAATATGCAAAAGAAGTACATGACCTTACATCACCTGCATACTGGTTTTCGTTTACATCAGATATGGCATCCACACACCTGTTCCATGATACAAATCACCATGCCaacactaaaattttacaaatactggTCTATAATCTCAAATAAGTTGCTTAaaacttcattttaacaaaaacactttcatGAAAACACCTTAATATCAGCAGAACAATTCCATAAAATCTGCAAATTATGCCAATAAAATTCAAGTGAAATGTTCAATAAAACTCCTTTTAAAAGATCATCTGTATGCATTTGATTGGaactgaataatttttaaacttgAGATAAAAACAGCTGttaaaatatgaacattaaGAACCTTAGCGCACTGGCTGCTAGATGTCATTGAAATCTTAAAATTGAATTTATAGTAGAAACCTGGCAATTGAAATCAATCTTAGAGCCGAGGTATATACATTAAAGTTCATTGGAATTGAAAtcctcaaaaaatacaaatatgcaaattttaccataatttcactaaaactgaCTCACATCTTCCCTAgggacctgcataccaaatttcaaactaaTCAAACCAGCAGTTTCTTCAAAAGAGACTTCTGGCAATTGAAATCAATCTTAGAGCTGAGGTATAGACATTAAAGTTCATTGGAATTGAaatcctcaaaaatacaaatatgcaaattttaccataatttcactaaaactgaCTCACATCTTCCCTAGGGACCTGCATACCAAAATTCAAACTAATCGGACCAGCAGTTTCTTCAAAAGAAACTTTTGACCAAACAAagcaaaaattgtcacaaaaatacaaatgtgaaaatttcaccgcaGTGTGAACAAACCCCGACTTGGGTCATCCTATGTACTtgtacatcaaatttcaaggaaatgtgACCTGCGGTTTTAGAGACGACAACGCATGTTTGACCACTGACAGAACTCATTGATTGTTTGTCACTGTCTGCCATTCGGTGGTGAAGTGACAAAGACGCCCCCCAGGCGGGGGAGGGCTACTGGGGAGTCAGAGCGCTGCCCTTTTGAGCCGGAACCCGAAGACCCCGAAGGAGGAGActgtttcttgtttttttttttcggtcGTCTTTATTATAGGGCTGGGAGCGTGATTTAAAGGATTTATTAGACACTTTGCCCTTGTATTTGGACTTGTTGGAAACCTGTTTAGGGTGCCGAGTGCCAGAGTTGTCCAACTTACAAGAGTCTCGATCGAAGAGCCATGCACATGGCCGGCGACTGAATAGAACCGGGACCACTTGCTACAAAATCAAACTCTATAAAAAATCGCCAAAACACCAGAAAAGCGTATAAAAACGCACTAGAATGGTAATAAAGGAACCCAAAAGGGAAAATATGACTTAGCTGACTTTCCTGAACGGAGCAAACAGCTGTGGCGACGGTCGCAGTACGGAGCAGCAAAATCACCGTGTGATTTCAGCGTGCAGAAAAAGTAACTGGCGAGTTAGGGAGTACTGTGACGTAATCACAGTAGGATTAAGGGGAGTAAGCTCTAATTTTCTGCAGGAAGGAGCTCGTGAAGAGAATAATCCATATAGTCACTGGGTGAGTATTCTGATTGAACAGAAAAACGTGGCAGTAGAAAAGAGGCTGAACAACACAGGATGAAAACCATAGCTCTGGAAACATGACAGCTACATGTTAACTCGTCAAGTGCTGAATATAGAACTGACGGGTGGACTAACACATGGGGTTAAACATAGActaattcatttgcatattcagcgGAGAAAATGAGATGTTATACGTATAGCTGGCTTTTCATGGTTATGGAGGGTACAGTAATATATCACAGAAAGTCGGTGTTTACTTATGAGCATAACAGGAACAGCAGTTTCACTTTGTTAAATATGTATTCCTGACATAATCCCTAACGTTTCTCCATGTCCTGTGAGCCAAACAGGGTTCACTTTGAATGCACTTCTCTATGTTATGCTTTCCAGGTAATTTCTTCAATAGAATGAATTCTTCTAAGTATTCTGAAGTTGCAACAGCTGCTTTCTCAATGCTTGACCATGGCTTCCTCTTTATTTTGGATCGACCACTGCGTTTCTCTGCAATAAACAAATATGTGTTACATGTCATTTTTTGAATTGTCATTTATGCCTTAAGATGAATTAAGATACAATACCTACCTGGTGACTTTTAGGAACTTCCTACTAAATGCCTCCAATTTGCAAGTTAAATTGAGAATCATACCCATTCACCTTTCAGCCCTAtgaccaatctgattaaaatcagctgTAGTGATGTGCTTGGTATTTTGTCCTTATCTGTTGTGGTCTTTAACGTACATGTGTCCTCGCCTCACTACATCTGAACCtgcgtttttttttaaagtaaactACTCAACCAATCACAATGTGACTTGATCACCGCTTTAGGCTTTCCTCTATTGAGACTAACATAACAGACACTCTGATTGGATAGTCGTAGCGAGAGATGTAAATGATATCTGCTACGGCGCAGGTTCAGAAGTAGTGTGGCGAGGACGAGCGCTGGTAAGTAAACGACCACAACGGATGAGGGCGAAAATACCTAGCACATCACAAcaactgattttaatcagattgcccTATGACCCTTATGGCACGC is part of the Ptychodera flava strain L36383 unplaced genomic scaffold, AS_Pfla_20210202 Scaffold_125__1_contigs__length_171678_pilon, whole genome shotgun sequence genome and encodes:
- the LOC139126703 gene encoding uncharacterized protein; translation: MKTKLQMAEVDIETDHQTPRGVSHDTEIIPADRGDSQTVEGDGEQMHIQPDESSRHQSAETPDVGTPSGDEVYSSEPATQCSARQTDKCSESKQDEKGNTDERRASERAVTQGQTLKRKRHSGESEKDDTDSDNSDTTSTSSALSSEQGRNNCEVKVKLGIEGVVLVKGKSVKDVERALFPPRRRRTAMALKRKIRKLEEKAAKFRDVEVEMAKERAKIQAKLNKLHKELEVVDTETGSISFIMKCKSLEALECLMSEYSSGRLLNMMADILVTPKVMNKLGVMYLSLQVIINMEEYQLCKKELLALQDSKRMKSRRNSVSSVYEIKSRKPTMSDLSPVSPHLHLIISSQEHGRPTVHSLLGSSAVASEQGVTALLRRTGVCVFSRRHQQLKENKFRSVGKVITLQGMESDRLNILRSHKHRRDQDKTQSDNQEHSLLMEKIQLKRGKESTAERGYETAKKKNKLSEKITELDHQKAKLSEQMKDKDKELASLLLQLGQVEKDSVDTPNIHILYKQLYNCGHTVGFNCGHTVGFNCGHTVGFNCGHKLDKLLFNCGHCPTTFECN